The Streptomyces sp. NBC_01255 genome window below encodes:
- a CDS encoding TetR/AcrR family transcriptional regulator: MSRTVAESKALMEQETRLTESQPASPGTLRPGGRTAKVREAVLDATRDALADAGFHALNMDRIAASAGVGKTTVYRRWGSPVGLVTDLLHDMAEQSLPAADTGGLAGDLRANAELVRDTLTDPRMGAVFRAVISAAACDEECARALAGFYRTRLAEWAPVVARGAARGEIPADTDPVELLRAVSAPLYYRFAVTHEELTADVAERAAEAALAAARAGVFHRPEGAAAPE, from the coding sequence ATGTCCCGTACCGTAGCAGAGTCGAAGGCCTTAATGGAACAGGAGACCCGTTTGACTGAGAGCCAACCGGCCTCGCCCGGCACCCTGCGTCCCGGCGGCCGCACCGCGAAGGTGCGCGAGGCCGTCCTCGACGCCACCCGGGACGCCCTCGCAGACGCCGGTTTCCACGCCCTGAACATGGACCGGATCGCCGCGAGCGCGGGCGTCGGCAAGACCACCGTCTACCGCCGCTGGGGTTCCCCCGTCGGCCTCGTCACCGACCTCCTCCACGACATGGCGGAGCAGTCGCTGCCCGCCGCCGACACCGGCGGCCTCGCGGGCGACCTGCGGGCCAACGCCGAACTCGTACGGGACACCCTGACCGACCCCCGGATGGGCGCCGTCTTCCGCGCGGTCATCTCCGCGGCGGCCTGCGACGAGGAGTGCGCCCGCGCACTCGCCGGCTTCTACCGGACCCGGCTCGCCGAATGGGCCCCGGTCGTCGCCAGGGGCGCGGCACGCGGCGAGATCCCCGCGGACACGGACCCGGTGGAGCTGCTCCGCGCCGTCTCCGCGCCGCTCTACTACCGCTTCGCCGTCACCCACGAGGAGCTCACCGCTGACGTGGCCGAACGGGCGGCGGAGGCGGCGCTCGCGGCCGCGCGCGCCGGGGTGTTCCACCGCCCCGAGGGGGCCGCCGCCCCCGAATAG
- the mmpB gene encoding morphogenic membrane protein MmpB, producing the protein MLWSDPKNEPPRFMREMQKMIRRAGVVLALAMVVEMIVVSAK; encoded by the coding sequence ATGCTGTGGTCCGACCCGAAGAACGAGCCGCCGAGGTTCATGCGCGAGATGCAGAAGATGATCCGCCGCGCGGGCGTCGTCCTCGCGCTGGCGATGGTGGTGGAGATGATCGTGGTCAGCGCGAAGTGA
- a CDS encoding nucleoside triphosphate pyrophosphatase, with amino-acid sequence MTAEQRRVVLASASPARLGLLRQAGLAPEVIVSGVDEDKVHAPTPAELALALAEAKAAHVAARPEVFGALVIGCDSVLELDKQALGKPADAEEATARWKAMRGRVGILQTGHCVYDTAAKRYESATASTVVRFGEPTDAEIAAYVASGEPLHVAGAFTLDGRSAPFIDGIDGDPGNVIGLSLPLLRTLLRKLDVEITDLWA; translated from the coding sequence ATGACTGCTGAACAGCGCCGCGTCGTCCTCGCCTCCGCGTCCCCCGCCCGGCTCGGGCTGCTCCGGCAGGCCGGGCTCGCCCCCGAGGTGATCGTGAGCGGCGTCGACGAGGACAAGGTCCACGCCCCGACCCCGGCGGAGCTCGCGCTCGCCCTCGCGGAGGCCAAGGCCGCCCATGTGGCCGCCCGGCCCGAGGTGTTCGGCGCGCTCGTCATCGGCTGCGACTCGGTCCTGGAGCTCGACAAGCAGGCCCTCGGCAAGCCGGCCGACGCCGAGGAGGCCACCGCCCGCTGGAAGGCGATGCGCGGCCGGGTCGGCATCCTCCAGACCGGTCACTGCGTGTACGACACGGCCGCGAAGCGCTACGAGTCGGCGACGGCCTCCACCGTGGTCCGGTTCGGCGAGCCGACGGACGCGGAGATCGCCGCGTACGTGGCGAGCGGCGAACCGCTGCACGTGGCGGGCGCGTTCACCCTGGACGGGCGCTCGGCGCCGTTCATCGACGGCATCGACGGGGACCCGGGCAATGTGATCGGCCTGTCGCTGCCCCTGCTGCGCACGCTGCTGAGGAAGCTGGACGTCGAGATCACCGACCTCTGGGCCTGA
- a CDS encoding acetyl/propionyl/methylcrotonyl-CoA carboxylase subunit alpha, which yields MRKVLIANRGEIAVRVARACRDAGIGSVAVYADPDRDALHVRAADEAFALGGDTPATSYLDMAKVLQAAKDAGADAVHPGYGFLSENAEFAQAVLDAGLIWIGPPPQAIRDLGDKVAARHIAQRAGAPLVAGTPDPVSGADEVVAFAQEHGLPIAIKAAFGGGGRGLKVARTLEEVPELYDSAVREAVAAFGRGECFVERYLDKPRHVETQCLADTHGNVVVVSTRDCSLQRRHQKLVEEAPAPFLTQAQNAELYAASKAILKEAGYVGAGTVEFLVGTDGTISFLEVNTRLQVEHPVTEEVTGIDLVREMFRIADGEELGYGDPAVRGHSFEFRINGEDPGRGFLPAPGTVTVFDAPSGPGVRLDAGVESGSVIGPAWDSLLAKLIVTGATREQALQRAARALAEFKVEGMATAIPFHQAVVVDPAFTADPFRVHTRWIETEFVNEIKPFAPAGADADEDESGRETIVVEVGGKRLEVSLPSSLGMTLARTGLAAGAKPKRRAAKKSGPTASGDTLASPMQGTIVKVAVEEGQEVKEGDLIVVLEAMKMEQPLNAHRSGTVKGLSAEVGASVTSGATICDIKD from the coding sequence GTGCGCAAGGTGCTCATCGCCAACCGTGGCGAAATCGCTGTCCGTGTGGCCCGGGCGTGCCGGGACGCGGGTATCGGCAGCGTGGCCGTGTACGCCGATCCGGACCGGGACGCTCTGCACGTCCGGGCGGCTGACGAGGCGTTCGCCCTGGGCGGTGACACTCCCGCGACCAGTTATCTGGACATGGCGAAGGTGTTGCAGGCCGCGAAGGACGCCGGTGCGGACGCCGTCCACCCCGGATACGGCTTCCTCTCCGAGAACGCCGAGTTCGCGCAGGCCGTCCTGGACGCGGGTCTGATCTGGATCGGCCCGCCGCCGCAGGCCATCCGCGACCTGGGCGACAAGGTGGCGGCGCGTCACATCGCGCAGCGCGCGGGCGCCCCGCTGGTCGCCGGCACGCCCGACCCGGTCTCCGGCGCCGACGAGGTCGTCGCGTTCGCGCAGGAGCACGGGCTGCCGATCGCGATCAAGGCCGCCTTCGGTGGCGGCGGTCGCGGTCTGAAGGTCGCGCGGACCCTGGAAGAGGTCCCCGAGCTGTACGACTCCGCCGTCCGCGAGGCCGTCGCGGCCTTCGGTCGCGGCGAGTGCTTCGTGGAGCGCTACCTCGACAAGCCCCGGCACGTCGAGACCCAGTGCCTGGCCGACACCCACGGGAACGTGGTCGTCGTCTCGACCCGCGACTGCTCGCTCCAGCGCCGCCACCAGAAGCTCGTCGAGGAGGCGCCCGCGCCGTTCCTGACCCAGGCGCAGAACGCCGAGCTGTACGCGGCGTCGAAGGCGATCCTGAAGGAGGCCGGCTACGTCGGCGCCGGCACGGTCGAGTTCCTCGTCGGCACCGACGGCACGATCTCCTTCCTGGAGGTCAACACCCGCCTCCAGGTCGAGCACCCGGTCACCGAAGAGGTCACCGGCATCGACCTGGTCCGCGAGATGTTCCGCATCGCCGACGGCGAGGAGCTCGGCTACGGCGACCCGGCGGTCCGCGGTCACTCCTTCGAGTTCCGCATCAACGGCGAGGACCCCGGCCGCGGCTTCCTGCCCGCCCCCGGCACCGTCACCGTCTTCGACGCCCCCTCGGGCCCCGGTGTCCGCCTCGACGCGGGCGTCGAGTCCGGCTCCGTGATCGGCCCGGCCTGGGACTCGCTCCTGGCCAAGCTGATCGTCACCGGCGCCACCCGCGAGCAGGCGCTGCAGCGCGCCGCCCGCGCCCTGGCCGAGTTCAAGGTGGAGGGCATGGCCACGGCCATCCCGTTCCACCAGGCCGTCGTCGTCGACCCGGCGTTCACCGCGGACCCGTTCCGGGTCCACACCCGGTGGATCGAGACGGAGTTCGTCAACGAGATCAAGCCGTTCGCGCCGGCCGGTGCCGACGCGGACGAGGACGAGTCGGGCCGCGAGACGATCGTCGTCGAGGTCGGCGGCAAGCGCCTCGAGGTCTCCCTGCCGTCCTCGCTCGGCATGACGCTGGCCCGCACCGGGCTCGCGGCGGGTGCGAAGCCGAAGCGCCGCGCGGCGAAGAAGTCCGGCCCGACCGCCTCGGGCGACACCCTCGCCTCCCCGATGCAGGGCACGATCGTGAAGGTCGCGGTCGAGGAGGGCCAGGAGGTCAAGGAGGGCGACCTCATCGTCGTCCTGGAGGCCATGAAGATGGAGCAGCCCCTCAACGCCCACCGCTCCGGCACCGTCAAGGGCCTGAGCGCCGAGGTCGGCGCCTCGGTCACCTCCGGCGCCACCATCTGCGACATCAAGGACTGA
- a CDS encoding TetR/AcrR family transcriptional regulator — translation MRADARRNHERLLTEARAAFAEHGTDAPLEEVARRAGLGIGTLYRHFPTRADLLNAVFQEALAALLHRSHELAGAAEPCRALVEWLRALIAHAGEYRGLAHALMSASYDRSSALASCSVPLREAGEALLGRAQEAGQVRADVSIGDLMQLTNAIALAAEQCPEDVELADRLLALTLRGLTD, via the coding sequence ATGCGAGCCGACGCGCGGCGCAACCACGAGCGGCTGCTCACGGAGGCCAGGGCCGCCTTCGCCGAACACGGCACGGACGCACCCCTGGAGGAGGTCGCCCGCCGTGCGGGCCTCGGGATCGGCACCCTCTACCGCCACTTCCCCACCCGGGCCGATCTGCTGAACGCCGTCTTCCAGGAGGCCCTGGCGGCGCTCCTGCACCGCTCGCACGAGCTGGCGGGCGCGGCCGAGCCGTGCCGGGCGCTCGTGGAGTGGCTGCGGGCCCTGATCGCCCACGCGGGCGAGTACCGGGGGCTCGCGCACGCGCTGATGTCCGCCTCGTACGACCGGAGTTCGGCGCTCGCCTCGTGCAGCGTGCCACTGCGCGAGGCGGGCGAGGCGCTGCTCGGGCGCGCTCAGGAGGCGGGGCAGGTACGCGCCGACGTGTCGATCGGCGACCTGATGCAGCTCACCAACGCGATCGCGCTGGCGGCGGAACAGTGCCCGGAGGACGTGGAGTTGGCGGACCGCCTGCTCGCACTGACCCTGCGGGGACTCACAGACTGA
- a CDS encoding DeoR/GlpR family DNA-binding transcription regulator: MVRANGAVSLRELARVVQTSEVTVRRDVRALEAEGLLDRRHGGAVLPGGFTRESGFPQKSHLATAEKTAIADVAASLVEEGEAIVVGAGTTTQELARRLARVPGLTVVTNSLLVAQALAHANRVEVVMTGGTLRGSNYALVGSGAEQSLQGLRVSRAFLSGSGLTAERGLSTSNMLSASVDRALVQAAAEVVVLADHTKLGADTMFQTVPTDVITRLVTDEPPAHDERAASELQALADQGVQIAVAGTGQGPGSVGGEQHPPGVRARRDMPLPVQRGRMAAGQFRGPGGGMAAETLERTARVADMRRR, encoded by the coding sequence ATGGTGCGAGCCAATGGGGCCGTGTCGCTCCGCGAGCTCGCCCGCGTCGTCCAGACCTCGGAGGTGACCGTACGGAGGGACGTACGGGCACTCGAGGCAGAAGGACTCCTCGACCGCCGCCACGGCGGTGCGGTGTTGCCGGGCGGATTCACGCGAGAATCCGGCTTCCCGCAGAAATCCCATCTCGCCACCGCGGAGAAGACGGCCATCGCCGACGTCGCCGCGAGCCTCGTCGAAGAGGGCGAGGCCATCGTCGTCGGTGCCGGGACGACCACCCAGGAGCTGGCGCGCCGGCTCGCCCGCGTGCCCGGTCTGACCGTCGTCACCAACTCCCTGCTCGTCGCCCAGGCCCTCGCCCATGCCAACCGGGTCGAGGTCGTCATGACGGGCGGCACCCTGCGCGGCTCCAACTACGCCCTCGTGGGCAGCGGGGCCGAGCAGTCGCTCCAGGGGCTGCGGGTCTCCCGGGCCTTCCTCTCCGGGAGCGGACTCACGGCCGAGCGCGGGCTCTCCACGTCCAACATGCTCTCCGCGAGCGTGGACCGGGCCCTGGTGCAGGCGGCGGCGGAGGTCGTGGTCCTCGCCGACCACACCAAGCTCGGCGCCGACACCATGTTCCAGACGGTGCCGACGGACGTCATCACCCGCCTGGTGACCGACGAGCCCCCGGCCCACGACGAGCGGGCCGCCTCCGAGCTCCAGGCCCTCGCCGACCAGGGCGTGCAGATCGCCGTCGCCGGTACGGGCCAGGGGCCCGGCTCCGTCGGCGGTGAGCAGCACCCCCCGGGCGTCCGGGCCCGCCGTGACATGCCCCTCCCCGTCCAGCGCGGACGGATGGCGGCCGGTCAGTTCCGGGGGCCCGGCGGGGGAATGGCGGCGGAGACGCTGGAGCGCACGGCCCGGGTCGCGGACATGCGCCGCCGCTGA
- a CDS encoding NAD(P)H-quinone dehydrogenase has protein sequence MTRIVIIGGGPGGYEAALVGAQLGAEVTVVDCDGLGGASVLTDCVPSKTLIATAEVMTTFDSSYEELGIIVADDTPHVEQAARVVGVDLGKVNRRVKRLALAQSHDITASVTRAGARVLRGRGRLSGRQAVDGSRQVIVTAVDGTEETLTADAVLIATGGHPREVPDAKPDGERILNWTQVYDLKELPEELIVVGSGVTGAEFAGAYQALGSRVTLVSSRDRVLPGEDPDAAAVLEDVFRRRGMNVMARSRAESAKRVGDRVEVTLADGRVISGTHCLMAVGAIPNSSGMGLEDAGVKLKDSGHIWTDKVSRTSAPGVYAAGDVTGVFALASVAAMQGRIAMYHFLGDAVTPLNLKTVSSNVFTDPEIATVGYTQADVDAGKIDAKVVKLPLLRNPRAKMQGIRDGFVKIFCRPGTGIVVGGCIVAPKASELIHPISIAVDNNLTVEQIANAFTVYPSLSGSIAEVARQLHTRKSAGEA, from the coding sequence GTGACCCGGATCGTGATCATCGGTGGCGGACCCGGCGGATACGAGGCGGCCTTGGTGGGCGCCCAACTCGGCGCGGAGGTGACCGTCGTCGACTGCGACGGCCTCGGCGGCGCTTCCGTCCTGACCGACTGTGTTCCCTCGAAGACGCTCATCGCGACGGCGGAGGTGATGACCACCTTCGACTCCTCCTACGAGGAGCTCGGCATCATCGTCGCGGACGACACCCCGCACGTGGAGCAGGCCGCCCGCGTCGTCGGCGTGGACCTCGGCAAGGTCAACCGACGGGTGAAGCGCCTCGCGCTCGCCCAGTCGCACGACATCACCGCCTCCGTCACCCGGGCGGGCGCCCGCGTGCTGCGCGGCCGCGGCCGGCTCTCCGGCCGGCAGGCCGTGGACGGCTCCCGCCAGGTGATCGTCACCGCCGTCGATGGCACGGAGGAGACGCTCACCGCGGACGCCGTGCTCATCGCGACCGGCGGCCACCCGCGCGAGGTGCCGGACGCCAAGCCGGACGGCGAGCGCATCCTCAACTGGACCCAGGTCTACGACCTCAAGGAGCTCCCCGAGGAGCTCATCGTGGTCGGATCCGGCGTCACCGGCGCCGAGTTCGCCGGCGCCTACCAGGCGCTCGGCTCCCGGGTCACCCTCGTCTCCTCCCGCGACCGCGTGCTGCCCGGTGAGGACCCGGACGCCGCCGCCGTCCTGGAGGACGTCTTCCGGCGCCGCGGCATGAACGTCATGGCCCGCTCCCGCGCCGAGTCCGCCAAGCGGGTCGGCGACCGGGTCGAGGTCACCCTCGCGGACGGCCGGGTCATCTCCGGCACCCACTGCCTCATGGCCGTCGGCGCGATCCCGAACTCGTCCGGAATGGGTCTGGAGGACGCCGGCGTCAAGCTGAAGGACTCCGGTCACATCTGGACCGACAAGGTCTCCCGTACGAGCGCCCCCGGCGTCTACGCGGCCGGTGACGTGACCGGTGTCTTCGCGCTTGCCTCGGTCGCCGCCATGCAGGGCCGCATCGCCATGTACCACTTCCTCGGCGACGCGGTGACCCCGCTCAACCTGAAGACGGTCTCCTCCAACGTCTTCACGGACCCCGAGATCGCCACCGTCGGCTACACGCAGGCCGACGTGGACGCGGGCAAGATCGACGCCAAGGTCGTCAAGCTGCCGCTGCTGCGCAACCCCCGCGCGAAGATGCAGGGCATCCGGGACGGTTTCGTCAAGATCTTCTGCCGCCCTGGCACCGGCATCGTGGTCGGCGGCTGCATCGTCGCCCCGAAGGCGAGCGAACTGATTCACCCGATCTCGATCGCGGTCGACAACAATCTGACCGTCGAACAGATCGCAAATGCTTTCACCGTGTACCCCTCCCTGTCGGGCTCGATCGCGGAAGTGGCACGGCAGTTGCACACCCGAAAGTCGGCGGGCGAGGCGTAA
- a CDS encoding gamma-glutamylcyclotransferase, with translation MSLYAAFAGNLDARLMSRRAPHSPLRGTGWLNGWRLTFGGEQMGWEGALATIVEAPRSQVFVALYDIAPMDEESMDRWEGVGLDIYRRMRIRVDTLDGEEAAWVYVLNGYEGGLPSARYLGEVADAAESAGAPHDYVMELRKRPC, from the coding sequence ATGTCGCTCTACGCCGCTTTCGCCGGCAACCTCGACGCGCGGCTGATGAGCCGCCGCGCACCGCACTCCCCGCTGCGCGGCACCGGCTGGCTGAACGGCTGGCGGCTCACCTTCGGCGGCGAGCAGATGGGCTGGGAGGGCGCGCTGGCCACCATCGTGGAGGCCCCCCGCTCACAGGTCTTCGTGGCGCTGTACGACATCGCGCCGATGGACGAGGAGTCCATGGACCGGTGGGAGGGCGTCGGCCTGGACATCTACCGGCGGATGCGGATCCGGGTCGACACGCTCGACGGCGAGGAGGCGGCCTGGGTGTACGTCCTCAACGGCTACGAGGGCGGGCTGCCGTCCGCGCGGTACCTGGGCGAGGTCGCGGACGCGGCCGAATCGGCGGGCGCGCCGCACGACTACGTGATGGAGTTGCGCAAGCGTCCCTGTTGA
- a CDS encoding purine-nucleoside phosphorylase encodes MNATATPYEAAEAAAARLRELTGVENHDVALVMGSGWAPAVDALGAPEAEFPVTELPGFPPPAVEGHGGTVRSYKIGEKRALVFLGRTHFYEGRGVASVAHGVRTAVAAGCKTVVLTNGCGGLREGMRPGQPVLISDHINLTAASPIVGANFVDLTDLYSPRLRALCKEVDETLEEGVYVQFPGPHYETPAEINMVRAMGGDLVGMSTTLEAIAAREAGAEVLGISLVTNLAAGLSGEPLNHEEVLQAGRDSAARMGELLTRVLDRI; translated from the coding sequence GTGAACGCAACTGCCACCCCGTACGAGGCCGCCGAGGCCGCTGCCGCCCGTCTGCGCGAGCTGACCGGCGTCGAGAACCACGACGTCGCCCTGGTCATGGGCTCGGGCTGGGCGCCCGCCGTCGACGCGCTCGGCGCCCCCGAGGCCGAGTTCCCGGTGACCGAACTCCCCGGCTTCCCGCCGCCGGCCGTCGAGGGCCACGGCGGCACGGTCCGCTCGTACAAGATCGGTGAGAAGCGCGCGCTGGTCTTCCTCGGCCGCACCCACTTCTACGAGGGCCGGGGCGTCGCCTCCGTCGCCCACGGCGTGCGCACCGCCGTCGCCGCCGGCTGCAAGACCGTCGTCCTGACCAACGGCTGCGGCGGCCTCCGCGAGGGCATGCGCCCCGGCCAGCCGGTCCTGATCAGCGACCACATCAACCTGACGGCCGCCTCCCCGATCGTCGGCGCGAACTTCGTGGACCTCACCGACCTGTACTCGCCGCGGCTGCGCGCGCTGTGCAAGGAGGTCGACGAGACCCTGGAGGAGGGCGTCTACGTCCAGTTCCCCGGGCCGCACTACGAGACCCCGGCCGAGATCAACATGGTCCGCGCCATGGGCGGCGACCTCGTCGGCATGTCCACCACCCTGGAGGCGATCGCGGCCCGCGAGGCCGGCGCCGAGGTCCTGGGCATCTCGCTCGTCACGAACCTGGCGGCGGGGCTCTCGGGCGAGCCGCTGAACCACGAAGAGGTCCTCCAGGCCGGGCGGGACTCCGCCGCGCGGATGGGCGAACTGCTGACGCGGGTCCTCGACCGGATCTGA
- a CDS encoding phospho-sugar mutase — MTQDDLLARAQAWLAEDPDTETREELAKLIEAGDTDELAARFAGTLQFGTAGLRGEIGAGPMRMNRSVVIRAAAGLAAYLKAKGETGGLVVIGYDARYKSADFARDTAAVMIGAGLRAAVLPRPLPTPVLAYAIRHLGAVAGVEVTASHNPPRDNGYKVYLGDGSQIVPPADAEIAAEIDAVRSLADVPRPEAGWETLGDEVLEAYLARTDAVLTPGSPRTARTVYTAMHGVGKDVLTAAFGRAGFPPPALVAAQAEPDPAFPTVAFPNPEEPGAMDLAFEAARAVDPDLIIANDPDADRCAVAVPDASVEGGWRMLRGDEVGALLAAHLVHKGATGVFAESIVSSSLLGRIAEAAGVGYEETLTGFKWIARVEGLRYGYEEALGYCVDPEGVRDKDGITAALLVAELASVLKEQDRTLLDLLDDLAVAHGLHATDQLSVRVEDLSVIANAMAALRERPPVSLAGLTVVSAEDLTKGTETLPPTDGLRYHLEGDYKARVIVRPSGTEPKLKCYLEVVVPVADARGLAPARAKGAELLAAIKRDLSAAAGL; from the coding sequence GTGACGCAGGACGACCTCCTCGCCCGGGCCCAGGCCTGGCTCGCCGAGGACCCCGACACCGAGACGCGCGAGGAGCTCGCGAAGCTCATCGAGGCCGGCGACACCGACGAGCTCGCCGCCCGCTTCGCCGGCACGCTCCAGTTCGGCACCGCCGGACTCCGGGGCGAGATCGGCGCAGGACCCATGCGGATGAACCGTTCCGTCGTCATCCGCGCGGCCGCCGGCCTCGCCGCGTACCTGAAGGCCAAGGGCGAGACCGGCGGTCTCGTCGTGATCGGCTACGACGCCCGCTACAAGTCCGCCGACTTCGCCCGCGACACCGCCGCCGTGATGATCGGCGCCGGACTCCGCGCGGCCGTGCTCCCCCGCCCGCTGCCGACGCCCGTCCTCGCGTACGCCATAAGGCATCTGGGCGCCGTCGCCGGTGTCGAGGTGACCGCGAGCCACAACCCGCCGCGCGACAACGGCTACAAGGTCTACCTGGGCGACGGCTCGCAGATCGTGCCGCCCGCGGACGCGGAGATCGCCGCCGAGATCGACGCGGTGCGCTCCCTCGCGGACGTGCCCCGCCCGGAGGCCGGCTGGGAGACCCTCGGCGACGAGGTCCTGGAGGCCTACCTGGCGCGTACGGACGCCGTCCTGACGCCCGGGTCCCCCCGGACCGCGCGGACCGTCTACACGGCCATGCACGGCGTCGGCAAGGACGTCCTGACGGCGGCCTTCGGCCGCGCCGGCTTCCCGCCGCCCGCGCTCGTCGCCGCGCAGGCCGAGCCCGACCCGGCGTTCCCGACGGTCGCCTTCCCGAACCCGGAGGAGCCGGGTGCCATGGACCTCGCCTTCGAGGCGGCCCGGGCCGTGGACCCCGACCTGATCATCGCCAACGACCCGGACGCCGACCGCTGCGCGGTGGCCGTGCCGGACGCCTCGGTCGAGGGCGGCTGGCGGATGCTCCGCGGCGACGAGGTGGGCGCGCTGCTCGCCGCGCACCTGGTGCACAAGGGCGCGACCGGCGTGTTCGCCGAGTCGATCGTGTCGTCCTCCCTCCTGGGCCGGATCGCCGAGGCGGCCGGGGTCGGGTACGAGGAGACGCTGACCGGCTTCAAGTGGATCGCGCGCGTCGAGGGGCTGCGGTACGGCTACGAGGAGGCGCTCGGCTACTGCGTCGACCCGGAGGGCGTCCGCGACAAGGACGGCATCACGGCGGCGCTGCTCGTCGCCGAGCTGGCCTCGGTCCTCAAGGAGCAGGACCGCACGCTCCTCGACCTGCTCGACGACCTGGCGGTGGCCCACGGGCTGCACGCCACGGACCAGCTGTCGGTGCGGGTCGAGGACCTGTCGGTCATCGCGAACGCGATGGCCGCGCTCCGCGAGCGCCCGCCGGTCTCCCTCGCCGGTCTCACCGTCGTCTCGGCGGAGGACCTGACGAAGGGCACGGAGACGCTGCCGCCGACGGACGGGCTGCGCTACCACCTGGAGGGCGACTACAAGGCCCGGGTGATCGTCCGCCCGAGCGGCACCGAGCCCAAGCTCAAGTGCTACCTGGAGGTCGTCGTGCCGGTCGCCGACGCACGCGGGCTCGCGCCGGCGCGGGCGAAGGGCGCGGAGCTGCTGGCCGCGATCAAGCGGGACCTGAGCGCGGCCGCGGGGCTCTGA
- a CDS encoding phosphate ABC transporter ATP-binding protein, translating into MPSGPPGPSGHGDAPVPSRAAALEADAVSAWFGDRKVLDRVSLAMPAREVTALIGPSGCGKSTFLRILNRMHELTGTASLAGRVLLDGSDIYDRGRRITHARREIGMVFQKPNPFPAMSLYENVLAGLKLGGIRAGKEAKDDLVEECLTRAGLWNEVRDRLRQPGGALSGGQQQRLCIARSLAVRPRVLLMDEPCSALDPTSTRRVEETIAELKAEVTVVIVTHNMQQAARVSDSCAFFLAEQGTPGVIVEHGPTETMFGSPRDPRTADYVNGRFG; encoded by the coding sequence GTGCCGTCCGGGCCGCCCGGGCCGTCCGGGCACGGGGACGCGCCGGTCCCGTCCCGCGCCGCCGCGCTCGAAGCCGACGCCGTGTCCGCCTGGTTCGGCGACCGCAAGGTCCTCGACCGGGTCTCGCTCGCCATGCCCGCCCGCGAGGTCACCGCCCTCATCGGCCCCTCCGGCTGCGGCAAGTCCACGTTCCTGCGCATCCTCAACCGGATGCACGAACTCACCGGCACCGCCTCGCTCGCCGGCCGGGTCCTCCTCGACGGCTCCGACATCTACGACCGGGGCCGCCGCATCACCCACGCCCGCCGCGAGATCGGCATGGTCTTCCAGAAGCCCAACCCGTTCCCCGCGATGTCCCTGTACGAGAACGTCCTCGCCGGCCTCAAGCTGGGCGGCATCCGGGCGGGCAAGGAGGCCAAGGACGACCTCGTCGAGGAGTGCCTGACGCGGGCCGGGCTCTGGAACGAGGTCAGGGACCGGCTGCGGCAGCCCGGCGGGGCGCTCTCCGGCGGCCAGCAGCAGCGCCTCTGCATCGCGCGCTCGCTCGCCGTCCGCCCCCGGGTCCTGCTCATGGACGAGCCCTGCTCGGCGCTCGACCCGACCTCCACCCGGCGCGTCGAGGAGACCATCGCCGAACTGAAGGCGGAGGTCACCGTCGTGATCGTCACCCACAACATGCAGCAGGCGGCCCGGGTCTCCGACTCCTGCGCGTTCTTCCTCGCGGAGCAGGGCACCCCCGGCGTGATCGTCGAGCACGGCCCGACGGAGACGATGTTCGGCTCGCCGAGGGACCCGCGGACCGCCGACTACGTCAACGGCCGCTTCGGCTGA